From the genome of Haloferax sp. Atlit-12N:
CGCGGTGGACTGGTACTGCCGACCGAGGGCGATGTCGAAGCCCCACGACACGTCGGCCCCGGAGAAGCCGAGGAACGACAGCGCCGATTCGAGCAGGATGATGGCGGCCACCTGAATCGTCGCCAGCACGAGGATGGGCGTGATGGCGTTGGGGAGGACGTGTCTGAGCATCGTCCGCCCGTCGCTCGCGCCGAGGGCCTTCGCGGCCTTCACGTACTCCTCTTCGCGGATGGAGAGCGCCTCGCCGCGGGCGACGCGGGCGAACCACACCCAGTTGACGAGCGCGACGACGACGATGACCGTCCCCGGGAGGACGACCGTCTCGGGCATGCCCGTCGGTAACCCGACCGCCGAGCGGAACGCCGGGGCGATTCCGGTTGTGACGAACGGGTCGGGGATTGGCGCTTGTGCCTGTCCCCAGACGCCGACGAGGGCGATTGCGAGGACGAGCGAGGGGAACGCGAGCATGATGTCCGCGCTCCGCATCAGCAGGTCGTCCACGCGCCCGCGGTAGAACCCCGCTGATAGCCCGACGAGGACGCCGATGAGCGCCGCGAGCGACGTGCCGAACAGCCCGACCAGGATAGACGTCCTCGCGCCGTAGATAATTCGCGAGAGGATGTCCCGACCGTTACCGTCGGTGCCGAGCGGGTGGGCTGCCGTCGCGTTCGTGTAGACGGTCTGCGTCTCGGTGACGACCTGACCGTCCTCGATGACGACGCTCCCGTCTTCCATCTTCGTCACTTCTTTCGTCTCTTTGGTGCTGAAGCCGAGCGGCGGTTGTCGGGAGTTGTCGAGATTCTGTTGAGACGGGCTATACGGGGAGATAAACGGGGCGAAGACGGCCATCGACACCATGAGGACGACGACGACGATGCCGAGCCTCGCGAGGAGACTCCGTCTGAGTTCCCGACGAAGGTTTCTGCGTGTGCGTTCCGATATCATAGAGCGTTAATCGTAGGCCACCTGCGGGTTGACGTAGGCGTACAGGGCGTCAACGAGGATGTTCACGAGGACGAACCCGACCGCGACGATGATGAGCGAGCCCTGTAAGACCGGCCAGTCGCGGGCGTTGATGCTGTTGATGATGAGCGTCCCGAGCCCGGGCCACGCGAAGACGGCCTCCGTGATGACGGCCCCGCCGATGAGGGTGCCGAGCTGGAGGCCGATAACGGTGATGACCGGGATGAGCGTGTTCCGAAGCGCGTGCTTGTAACGGACCAGCGTCTCCGGGAGTCCCTTCGCCCGCGACGCGCGGACGTAGGTCCGTCCGAGTTGGTCGAGCATCCCGCTGCGGGTGAGCCGCGTGATGAGCGCGGTGAAGTACGTCCCGAGCGTGATTGCTGGGAGCGTGATGTGCCACAGCCACGTCACGAAGCCGTCTACTGCCGCGCCCACGTCGCCGCCGGCGAGAAGCATCGCAATGCCGTCGAGGCCGATGGGACGCTGGCTCGTGGGGAACAGGTTCAACTGGACCGCGAGCACGAGGATGAGCATCACGCCCAGCCAGAAGTTCGGCGTGCTGATGCCGACCAGCGAGAACACGGTCGCACCGTAATCCGCGGGCTGGTGACGTCGCGTGGCCGACAGGACGCCGAGCGGAATCGCGATGACGACGGCGACGATGGTCGCCGCGATGGCGAGTTCCAGCGTCGCCGGGAGTTTCGCGACGACGCGCGCCGCGACCGGCGTCCGGGTCACGAGCGACAGGCCGAGGTCGCCGACCGGGATGCCCGAGATGAACTGCCAGTACTGCACGTACAGGGGCTCGTTCAGCCCGAGTTCGGCGATGACCTGCGCTCTGACCTCGGGGTCGACGTCGGGCGGTAACAGCACGTTCGCCGGGTCCCCCGGTGAGATGAACCGGAGGCCGAAGACGACCGTGATGACCCCCCAGATGACGAGCAGCCCCTGGAGCGAGCGCTTGATGAGGAACCTCGACAGCGACATCGACTACTTCTGGCTCATCGCGTACGCGTCGATGCGCTCGTCGGAGCGGGCCTCCCAGGCGATGGCGTCATTGACGCCGTAGACGCTGTACTGCTGGTTCAGGAAGATCCACGGGCACTGCTCGTGGGCCATCGCGTTCGCCTCCTGGAGCGTCGCTTCGCGCTCCTCGCCGGACTGGTTGCCGGCCTGTTCGAGCAGCGCGTCGAACTCCTCGTTTTGCCACGTCGTGAGCGTCCCCTCGGAGGCGAGAAGCGCCTCCATGACGAGGCCGCCGTCGAACGTCGCCTCGCCCCAGCCGATGAGGAACCACGGCGGGCGGGCCTCGATGCTGCCCGCGAGCAGTTCGTCGACGAGCGACCCGAAGTCGCGCTGGCGGACCGTCGCCGTGACGTTCGGTAGCTCGTCGATGTAGCCCGCGACCGCCTGCGCGATTTCGAGGTCCTTCAGGTAGCGCCCGACCGGCGTGTGAAGCTCGATTTCCGCGCCGGCGTAGCCGGAGTCTTCGACCAGTTGTTCCGCTTGGTCGGGGTCGTGCGGGTACGGGTCGAGGTCGGCGTTGTGGCCGACGAACTCGGGGAGCGTCGGCTGGCTCGTCTGCGCGCCGAAGCCGCCGAGGACGTTCTGGACGATGCTTTCGAGGTCGATGGCGTAGTTCATCGCCTGCCGGAACTCCATCGAGTCGAACGGCTCGACGTCGTAGCGCATCGCGTTGTAGATGATGCGGGTCGACGGGGCCGCAGCGACGCGAGCGTTGTCGGAGTTGGTGACGCGCTGGACTTCCTGCGGCGGGACGTTGACGATGAGGTCGGTCTCGCCCTGCAGGAGTTGGTTGACGCGCGTGCTGGCCTCGGACGCCGCGCGGAAGGTGAGGGTGCCGACCGCCGCGGTGTCCTGCCAGTAGTCCTCGTACGCCGTGAGGACGACCTCCTCGTCTTCGGTGTACGAGTCGAGCTGGAACGGCCCGGTGCCGTTCATGTTCTGTCCGATGTACGCCTTGTCGTTGTCCTCGACCCACGACTGCTGCATCACGTCGAGGTAGGTCGCGAACTCGGAGAACACGATGGGGTTGAGCGAGGAGTTGTTGACCTTGACGGCGTTCTCGCCTTCGATGACCTCCGCGCCGGCGACGCCGGCGAGTTGGTCGCTCTGCGGGCTGGCGAAGCCGACTTCCTCGTCGACGACGCGGTTGATGCTGTACGCGACGTCTTCGGGGGTGAGTTCGTCGCCGTTGTGGAACGTGACGCCCTCTCGGAGTTCGAAACGCACCGCGTTCTCTCCGTCGATACGCTCGTAGTTCGTCGCGAGCGCGGTCTGAACCGACCCCGCCGCGTCGCGGGTCAGAACGCCCTCGTACGCGTGGAGGACGACGATGTCGGTCGTCGTCTCGCGGTGGTCGTGGGGGTCGAGACCGGAGGGCATCTGGCCCTGCGTGATGGTCACGTCGAACGAACCGCTGTCCTCCGTCGTCGTTTCGGTGGTCTCAGTCTCCTCGCCGCCGGTCGTCGTCGTTTCGGTGGTCTCAGTCTCCTCACCGCCGCCACCGGAACAACCCGCGAGCGCCGCCGACGCCGCCGCGCCGCCTGCCAACTTCATGTACGACCGTCGACTAATGTGTGAATTGTTATCAGCCATCGAAGGTAGATTGCGTCGGTCGTTCTTATATCCATTGCCTGTGATTCGGCCCCTGCATAGCGTTCTGCCTATATATTGTGCACAGTTATGCTCCCGAGTCATCATCCCCCGAACGCGGGGTACGTTTATTAGGGACTATCGCCGAACGATTTGTATGGCCGTGACCGGCCGTCCCACACTTCGGGACTTGTTCGACGAGTCGCCGACGCCCCACATCGCACACCCGCCGCGCACGCACCAACGGCACTTCTACGTCGCGACGGACGGGTCGTACCGCCCGAACGGCGGCGGACTCGGTGCGGTGATAGAGACCCGCGACGGCGAGCGAGTCGCCCGTATCGCGCTCCCAGACGTGCCGCCGGACAACAACGTCTCGGAGTATCGCGCACTTCACCTCGGACTGGACGTGCTCGCCAATCGCGCGCCGCCGGGCGCTCGCGTCGGCGTCCTCGTCGACCACGACGACCTCGCCGCGAACGTCAACAACGCGGTCCTCGCCGGCGACCACCCCGACTGGAAGTCGCCGAAGCGAATCGTCGTCCCCGCGGGGAGCGAACACCACTGGCGAGGGATTCAAGCCCGCATCGCCGGGTTCGGTGAGCTTCGCGCCGCGCGAATCGACAGCCGCGAGAACCCCGCGCACCCGCTGGCGAACGCGCCGGGCGAGTACGAACACGTCAACCGGCGCGCCGACCGCTGTGTGCTCCCCGACCCGCCGGAGTTCGAGACGGACTCCGGCACGGACGTGAGCTATCTCCCGCCTTCGCGGTTCGAGGGTCGGGCGAGCGACTGACCGCGTCGGCGTCGCCGACGACCCGTTCGCCCCGCCCGTCCGGGGCCGCCGAGCGTGAGCGGTCCCACTCGCCGTCGCCCCGCCGGCGGCCGGTCACTTCACCGTCAAAAAGTTGACAACGCGGAGTGACGACGCCGGACGTATGGACTCCACGGAGACCGTCGATGCGCTCGACCCCCGGCGACACGGGCTCTCGCCACTCGGTGCGACCGCGAGACGCCACGCACGCCGGCTCGTCGCTATCGGCCTCTCGACGGCCGGGTTCGTCTTTGCCATCGTCCGTGACCCCGGACTCCTCTCGCCGACCGCCGGTGTCTCACCGACTGCCGGGGCCTCTCCGACTCCCGGTGTTTCGACAGCTGTCGTCGGTGTCGGCGATCCGACCGTCCTCGTCCGTCTCGAACTGGGCGTGCTCGCCGGCGCTCTCGCCGCCGGCGCCTCGCTCGTGTTTCTCGCCGACCGCGACCCGACGGTCGACCTCCGCGCCGCCTCGGGGTGGTTCGCGCTCGCCGCCGCGGGGTTCCTCGTCGGAACGGTCGCCGCGCGGCAGTTCGCGCCGCCGCTCGCTGACCTGCTGGTCGAATGGGGCCGCGTCGCGGCCGGTTCCCGCCAGTCGGCGCTCGAACTCGAACTGTTCTTCCCGGTCGCGGTCGGCGGCGGCGCGGCCGTCGCCCCGCTTCTGCTCGGGTTACGCCGCGCCGGCGCGCTCTCTCGTCGACTCGCCGGTCGGACGAGAGGGCTGTCGCTCCTCTGTCTCGTCGCCTTCGCCGCGTGCTTCTCGCCGCCGGACTCGACGACGTTCGCGCTCTACGCGGCCCCGCCGGCGGTCGGGCTTGGCGTCGCCGTCGCGTGGGTCGAGTTCGAGTAGGGATTCGAAGAAAAACAGAAGACAGACTGCGCGTTACTCTTCTTGCGCGTCTACGACCGCTGTCGCCGCCAGGTCGAACGACCACCTTTTTTTCGGTTCGAGTTCGCTCCGCTCACCTCTCCGAAAAAAGCTGGACCAAAAAATCCCTCGCTTCGCTCGGGTGCGTTACTCTTCCTGCGCGTCTACGACCGCCGTCGCCGCCAGATTGACGATGTCTTTGACCTCGTCGCCGCGCTGGAGGACGTGGACCGGCTTGTCCATGCCGACGAGCATCGGGCCGATGGCCTCAGCGCCGCCGAGGCGCTGGAGGAGTTTGTAACCGATGTTCCCGGCTTCGAGGTTCGGGAACACGAGCAGGTTCGCGGGGTCGTCGAGTTCCGCGAAGTCGTAGGTGCCTTCGAGGATGTCCTCGACGAGGGCGGTGTCGGCCTGCATCTCGCCGTCGACCGGGAAGTCCACGTCGGGGTCGTCCTGCAGGAGTGCCGCGGCGTCGCGGGGCTTGCGCGTCCCCTCGTTCGTGACGCTCCCGAAGTTGGAGTACGAAAGCAGCGCCGCGCGGGGCTCGATGTTGAACTGGCGGGCGAGTTCGGCGGTGTGCTTCGTAATCTCCGCGAGAATCTCCTCGTCGGGGTCGAGGTTGACCGTCGTGTCGGCGCAGAAGACCACGCGGTTCTTGAACGTCATCATGTAGACGCCGGCCGCGTAGTTTGCGTCCTCGGCGGTGCCGATAATCTGCAGCGGCGGGCGGAGCGCCGAGGGGTAGTGGTGGGTCAGCCCCGTCAGCATCGCGTCCGCGTCACCGACTTCGACCATCACGCTGGCGAAGTAGTTCGAGTCGCGGCGGACGAGTTCTTCCGCCTCGGACTTCGTGATTCCCTTGCGCTGTCGAAGCTCGTAGAGGCGCTCGACGTAGTGGTCCCACTCGCCGTCGCGGGGGTTGGCGATGGTCGGGTCGAAGTCGAGACCCAGCTCCTCCGCCTTGCGCAGAATCGTCGTCGTCTTCCCGACGAGGATGGGTTCGGCGATGCCCTCCTCCTGCATCTGGTAGGCGGCGCGAATCATCTTCTCGTTGGAGCCCTCGGCGAGGGCGACCCGCTTGGGGTTCGACTTCGCCTTGTTGAGGACGACGCGCATCATCTCGCGGGACTTCCCGAGGCGCGCTTCGAGGCGCTCGCGGTACGCGTTCATGTCGAGGCGCTCGCGAGCCGCGCCGGAGGTCATCGCCGCCTGCGCGACCGCGGGGGCGACTTCGAACAGCACGCGGGGGTCCAGCGGCTTGGGAATGACGTAGTCGGCACCGAACTGCAGCGGATGGTCGCCGTAGGCCTTGACGACCGCGTCGGGCACGTCCTGCCGGGCGAGTTCGGCGAGCGCCTCGGCGGCCGCGCGCTTCATCGCCTCGTTAATTTCGGTCGCGCGCACGTCAAGCGCGCCGCGGAAGATGAAGGGGAACCCGAGGACGTTGTTCACCTGATTCGGGTAGTCGGAGCGCCCGGTCGCCATGATGACGGTGTCCTCGCGGGCCTCTTTCGCGTCCTCGTAGGTGATTTCGGGGTCCGGGTTCGCCATGGCGAAGATAACCGGATTGTCGGCCATCGACCGCACCATCTCCTGGCTGACGATGCCGCCGACCGAGAGCCCCGCGAGAACGTCCGCACCCTCCATGGCGTCAGAGAGCGAGCCCTCGTCGACCGGCCTGGCGAACTCGGCTTTGTACTTGTTGACGTCGCCTTCCTCGACGCGCGACTCGGTGATGATGCCCGAGGAGTCGCACATCGTGATGTTCTCCTTTTTCGCGCCGAGAGAGACGTAGAACCGCGCCGTCGCGAGCGCGGACGCGCCCGCACCGGAGAAGACGATGTCGAGGTCGTCGAGGTCTTTGTCCACGATGTCGGCGGCGTTCAGCAGGGCCGCACCGGAGATGATGGCCGTGCCGTGCTGGTCGTCGTGGAACACGGGGATATCCATCTGTTCCCGGAGCTGTCGTTCGATTTCGAAACACTCCGGGGCCTTGATGTCCTCCAAGTTGATGCCGCCGAACGTCGGCTCCATCGCCTTCGTCGCCGCCACGAAGTCATCCACGTCGGCGATGTCGAGTTCGACGTCGAACACGTCGATGTCGGCGAAGCGCTTGAACAGCACGCCCTTGCCTTCCATCACCGGCTTCGACGCCTGTGCTCCAATGTCCCCCAGCCCGAGGACGGCGGAGCCGTTCGAGACGACGCCGACGAGGTTGCCCTTCGCCGTGTACTCGTAGGCGGCGTCTTCGTCCTCCGCGATGTCGAGACACGGCGCGGCCACGCCCGGCGAGTACGCCAGGCTCAGGTCGCGTTGGGTGTTCGTCGGCTTCGTCGTCGCAATCTCGATTTTTCCGGGTGGGTCTTGTCTGTGATATTCCCGTGAGTCGTCGTCCAGTCCCATGACCCACACGTCCTCACGCAGGGGGCAAAAAGCTATTCAACAACGTCGAATTTTGACTTCGACAATAGTCGAACACTCACCGGACGGCGGCGAGGTCGGGACGGTGAATCGACGCCGTCGCGCTCGAAAAATTACTCCGTTTCGATGTGAAGAATTTCCGGGCGTTCGAGTTCGACCGTCTCGTCGGCGTCGGTCACGGTCCGGGTGGGCCAGCGGCCGGTCATGGTCAGCGGCTCGACGCCCTCGTCAGTGACGAGCGCGGTTCCCTCGCTCTTTGCGCCCTGAATGGTCGGGTTGTAGGCGTAGCCCATCGGTGCGTGGACCTCGTCGTCGGCGTCGGGCGTGGCGAACCACTCGCGGCCGGCGAACCCGGCCGCGCCGCCCTGGTGGTGGTTCAGCCACTCCTCGGACTCGCCGACCGAGTCGTAGGCGTCGCGAATGGCGTCGAACACGTCGCCCGCAGTACCGCCCTCCACGGCGGCCGTTCGGGTCGCCGCCAGCGCCTCCGTCTCGACCTGCATCGCCCCCTCGTGGCGGGTTTCGAGCCACTCGGGCGCGTCGAACGCGACGGTTCGCGTGCAACTCGCGTAGAGGCCGCCACGCTGGGCCGTCACGGAGACGAGCGCGTAGTCGCCGAGTTCCTCCTGTTTGGGCGTGTAATGACGGTACTTCTGGGCTCGCCGCCCGCTGCCGACGAGGACAACCGGCGCTTCGATGCCCATCGCGCTGAGCGTGACTTTCAGGCCGGAGGCGACCTCGTGTTCCGTATCGCCCGGTTCGAGTTCGCGGCAGACCCGCTCGACGGCGCTCGCCGCGTCGCGGCCGAGTTCGCGGTAGGCTTCGATGTCGGCGTCGGAAAGCGGCTGGCGGACGGCCGCGACGTCAACGTCCTCGAAGCCGGGCACGTCGAAGTCGGCGGCGGCGGGGGTCGGCGAGACCGCTTCGACGCCGGACGCCAG
Proteins encoded in this window:
- a CDS encoding ABC transporter permease; translation: MISERTRRNLRRELRRSLLARLGIVVVVLMVSMAVFAPFISPYSPSQQNLDNSRQPPLGFSTKETKEVTKMEDGSVVIEDGQVVTETQTVYTNATAAHPLGTDGNGRDILSRIIYGARTSILVGLFGTSLAALIGVLVGLSAGFYRGRVDDLLMRSADIMLAFPSLVLAIALVGVWGQAQAPIPDPFVTTGIAPAFRSAVGLPTGMPETVVLPGTVIVVVALVNWVWFARVARGEALSIREEEYVKAAKALGASDGRTMLRHVLPNAITPILVLATIQVAAIILLESALSFLGFSGADVSWGFDIALGRQYQSTAWWISTMPGLAIVVTVIGLNLVGDWLRDALDPGIEGEGGV
- a CDS encoding ABC transporter permease; its protein translation is MSLSRFLIKRSLQGLLVIWGVITVVFGLRFISPGDPANVLLPPDVDPEVRAQVIAELGLNEPLYVQYWQFISGIPVGDLGLSLVTRTPVAARVVAKLPATLELAIAATIVAVVIAIPLGVLSATRRHQPADYGATVFSLVGISTPNFWLGVMLILVLAVQLNLFPTSQRPIGLDGIAMLLAGGDVGAAVDGFVTWLWHITLPAITLGTYFTALITRLTRSGMLDQLGRTYVRASRAKGLPETLVRYKHALRNTLIPVITVIGLQLGTLIGGAVITEAVFAWPGLGTLIINSINARDWPVLQGSLIIVAVGFVLVNILVDALYAYVNPQVAYD
- a CDS encoding ABC transporter substrate-binding protein, which codes for MAGGAAASAALAGCSGGGGEETETTETTTTGGEETETTETTTEDSGSFDVTITQGQMPSGLDPHDHRETTTDIVVLHAYEGVLTRDAAGSVQTALATNYERIDGENAVRFELREGVTFHNGDELTPEDVAYSINRVVDEEVGFASPQSDQLAGVAGAEVIEGENAVKVNNSSLNPIVFSEFATYLDVMQQSWVEDNDKAYIGQNMNGTGPFQLDSYTEDEEVVLTAYEDYWQDTAAVGTLTFRAASEASTRVNQLLQGETDLIVNVPPQEVQRVTNSDNARVAAAPSTRIIYNAMRYDVEPFDSMEFRQAMNYAIDLESIVQNVLGGFGAQTSQPTLPEFVGHNADLDPYPHDPDQAEQLVEDSGYAGAEIELHTPVGRYLKDLEIAQAVAGYIDELPNVTATVRQRDFGSLVDELLAGSIEARPPWFLIGWGEATFDGGLVMEALLASEGTLTTWQNEEFDALLEQAGNQSGEEREATLQEANAMAHEQCPWIFLNQQYSVYGVNDAIAWEARSDERIDAYAMSQK
- a CDS encoding NADP-dependent malic enzyme, whose protein sequence is MGLDDDSREYHRQDPPGKIEIATTKPTNTQRDLSLAYSPGVAAPCLDIAEDEDAAYEYTAKGNLVGVVSNGSAVLGLGDIGAQASKPVMEGKGVLFKRFADIDVFDVELDIADVDDFVAATKAMEPTFGGINLEDIKAPECFEIERQLREQMDIPVFHDDQHGTAIISGAALLNAADIVDKDLDDLDIVFSGAGASALATARFYVSLGAKKENITMCDSSGIITESRVEEGDVNKYKAEFARPVDEGSLSDAMEGADVLAGLSVGGIVSQEMVRSMADNPVIFAMANPDPEITYEDAKEAREDTVIMATGRSDYPNQVNNVLGFPFIFRGALDVRATEINEAMKRAAAEALAELARQDVPDAVVKAYGDHPLQFGADYVIPKPLDPRVLFEVAPAVAQAAMTSGAARERLDMNAYRERLEARLGKSREMMRVVLNKAKSNPKRVALAEGSNEKMIRAAYQMQEEGIAEPILVGKTTTILRKAEELGLDFDPTIANPRDGEWDHYVERLYELRQRKGITKSEAEELVRRDSNYFASVMVEVGDADAMLTGLTHHYPSALRPPLQIIGTAEDANYAAGVYMMTFKNRVVFCADTTVNLDPDEEILAEITKHTAELARQFNIEPRAALLSYSNFGSVTNEGTRKPRDAAALLQDDPDVDFPVDGEMQADTALVEDILEGTYDFAELDDPANLLVFPNLEAGNIGYKLLQRLGGAEAIGPMLVGMDKPVHVLQRGDEVKDIVNLAATAVVDAQEE
- a CDS encoding Xaa-Pro peptidase family protein, with the protein product MDERLESRADRLDGYLDDNGLEAVWFARPNSFAWLLGGDNVVDRDSPLGVAAAGYDGDEFHVVTDNIEATRLLHEEVPHEDVRVHRFQWYEGSLASGVEAVSPTPAAADFDVPGFEDVDVAAVRQPLSDADIEAYRELGRDAASAVERVCRELEPGDTEHEVASGLKVTLSAMGIEAPVVLVGSGRRAQKYRHYTPKQEELGDYALVSVTAQRGGLYASCTRTVAFDAPEWLETRHEGAMQVETEALAATRTAAVEGGTAGDVFDAIRDAYDSVGESEEWLNHHQGGAAGFAGREWFATPDADDEVHAPMGYAYNPTIQGAKSEGTALVTDEGVEPLTMTGRWPTRTVTDADETVELERPEILHIETE